One part of the Acinetobacter sp. XS-4 genome encodes these proteins:
- the glmS gene encoding glutamine--fructose-6-phosphate transaminase (isomerizing), with protein MCGIVGGVAERCVTEILIEGLKRLEYRGYDSAGVALLNNQQILRERRVGKVINLADAVAEHQLTGAIGIAHTRWATHGKPTENNAHPHMSGKVAVVHNGIIENYQELKDDLQALGYVFTSQTDTEVVAHLVAEALKSTDSLLEAVETVVPQLKGAYALGIIHSDYPDELITVREGSPLVIGVGIGENFISSDQLALLPVTNRFMYLEEGDIARLTRTSIEVFVNGEPVERPVRELDATVSSASKGEYKHYMLKEIYEQPEAIKQTISQALDGNSLRDDFLKNSEADFNKIQSVQIIACGTSYHSGMIAKYWFEQLIGVPCQVEIASEFRYRTPVIVENTLYICISQSGETADTLAALRETQKRAKANNIDIQTLTICNVATSSMVRETDHHLLTLAGPEIGVASTKAFTTQLAALMLLILKIGQVKQRVSPAVLEEITRELWHSPKVILDTLKNDPEILRLSELFVEKNHCLFLGRGTNYPIALEGALKLKEISYIHAEGYAAGELKHGPLALVDNEMPIVILAPNDEMLDKLKSNMEEVQARGGELFVFADENSGINEKDRQHVVHIPAVNEWLAPIVYSVPVQLLSYHVAVLRGTDVDQPRNLAKSVTVE; from the coding sequence TCGTCGGAGGCGTTGCAGAGCGTTGTGTAACCGAAATTCTAATTGAAGGTTTAAAACGTCTTGAATACCGTGGTTATGATTCTGCGGGTGTTGCTTTACTAAATAATCAACAAATTTTACGTGAGCGCCGTGTAGGTAAAGTCATCAATCTTGCAGATGCAGTTGCTGAACACCAACTGACAGGCGCTATCGGCATTGCGCATACACGCTGGGCAACCCATGGTAAGCCAACTGAAAACAATGCTCACCCGCATATGTCTGGTAAGGTTGCTGTTGTACATAACGGTATCATTGAAAACTATCAAGAACTAAAAGATGACCTTCAAGCTTTAGGTTATGTTTTTACTTCTCAAACAGATACTGAAGTTGTTGCTCACTTAGTTGCTGAAGCTCTAAAAAGCACAGATAGCCTTTTAGAAGCCGTTGAAACTGTTGTACCTCAGCTTAAAGGTGCTTACGCGCTAGGTATTATCCACAGCGATTATCCAGATGAACTCATTACTGTACGTGAAGGTTCACCTTTAGTCATTGGCGTAGGTATTGGTGAAAACTTTATTAGTTCAGACCAACTTGCACTTTTACCAGTGACAAACCGCTTTATGTACCTAGAAGAAGGTGATATTGCACGTCTTACTCGCACTTCAATTGAAGTATTTGTAAATGGCGAACCTGTTGAACGTCCAGTAAGAGAGCTTGATGCAACCGTAAGTAGTGCATCAAAAGGTGAATACAAGCACTACATGCTCAAAGAAATTTATGAGCAACCAGAAGCAATCAAGCAAACTATTTCTCAAGCGCTTGATGGCAACAGTTTACGTGATGATTTCTTGAAAAATTCTGAAGCAGATTTCAACAAAATTCAAAGCGTACAAATCATTGCTTGTGGTACAAGTTACCACTCAGGAATGATTGCGAAATATTGGTTTGAACAACTGATTGGTGTGCCTTGCCAAGTTGAAATCGCGAGTGAATTCCGCTATCGCACCCCTGTAATTGTTGAAAATACACTTTATATTTGTATTTCACAGTCAGGTGAAACTGCTGATACTTTAGCGGCACTACGTGAAACTCAAAAACGTGCGAAAGCAAACAATATCGATATTCAGACTTTGACTATCTGTAACGTTGCGACGTCTTCAATGGTTCGTGAAACTGATCATCACTTATTGACTCTTGCGGGTCCTGAAATTGGTGTTGCATCAACTAAAGCGTTTACGACTCAGCTCGCTGCGCTTATGTTGTTAATCTTAAAAATTGGTCAAGTTAAACAACGTGTTAGCCCTGCTGTTCTTGAAGAAATTACGCGTGAGCTATGGCACAGCCCGAAAGTTATTCTTGATACGCTTAAAAATGACCCAGAAATTTTGCGTTTGTCTGAATTATTCGTTGAAAAAAATCACTGCTTATTCTTAGGTCGTGGTACGAATTATCCAATCGCATTAGAAGGTGCATTAAAGCTGAAAGAAATTTCATATATTCACGCAGAAGGTTATGCGGCTGGTGAGTTAAAACATGGGCCATTGGCACTCGTTGATAATGAAATGCCAATCGTGATTCTTGCTCCAAATGATGAAATGCTTGATAAGCTAAAATCAAATATGGAAGAAGTTCAGGCACGTGGTGGTGAATTATTTGTTTTCGCTGATGAAAATAGCGGAATCAATGAAAAAGACCGTCAACATGTTGTGCATATTCCAGCAGTAAACGAATGGCTAGCTCCAATTGTTTATAGCGTACCAGTTCAGTTGTTGTCTTATCACGTTGCTGTATTACGTGGTACAGACGTTGACCAGCCACGTAACTTGGCTAAGTCAGTAACTGTAGAGTAA